One Opitutus sp. ER46 genomic region harbors:
- a CDS encoding DUF5060 domain-containing protein, which yields MFRLRFSIALLALATLPAALPAGPLTFAFTPPAAPEIRNPFARELWGRVVSPSGRVLLLPAYYAGDGVFAVRARPDEIGAYRLEAVLEDTRGATARPVTVEPRSATTLENKQVLRLPPVGVSTRHPDRFARADGRAFIPFGANLAWTHGEVVPWYREAFRAFAAANLNWARVWMVHWGGTNLDWPREGAGPAPAPGGIDPTVAARWDELLAAAEEQGVYLQVVFQHHGQYSSAVNPSWAENPWNAANPGGFLKSPSDFFTDPNARLFTALKYRYIVARWGWSPAVFAWELFNEVHWVDALRIDHNEAAVARWHDDMATLVRSIDAYAHPITTSTEDLRSPIYAKMDFLQPHLYAADLIAAVRTFAPRLEGEKRPIFYGEFGVDHLPISAEARQSGLAEVIPVWASLMAPDGLPAQPWEGGKVLEHGRVQELGVVPRFLVMSGFARQQNLTPFSARVETDARTPLVLAGCQAWQRRPAREFTLPLDGREPLEMGDWPAVLVVPESERRDGFPNSGTFHADFPAAVTLRVTVAEVATSGGGLRVLVDGKPAAESFWKAPAAMPAELAVPVTAGKHTVRVENTGASDWVKVSQIDLGVTAPVLAALGQRNDHFIALWVRHRTNVLQPGAKTDASGTIVLDEVPAGAWSVTWWDTEKGTPAPAAALEHKGGSLRLQTPRILRHAAVVLAKAPAK from the coding sequence ATGTTCCGTCTCCGTTTTTCCATCGCGCTCCTCGCCCTCGCCACGCTGCCGGCGGCGCTTCCGGCCGGGCCGCTGACGTTCGCGTTCACCCCTCCGGCCGCGCCTGAGATTCGAAATCCGTTCGCGCGCGAACTCTGGGGACGCGTGGTCTCGCCGTCCGGTCGCGTACTCCTGCTGCCCGCCTATTACGCGGGCGACGGCGTGTTCGCGGTCCGCGCCCGCCCGGACGAGATCGGCGCGTACCGGCTTGAAGCCGTGCTCGAGGATACGCGCGGCGCTACGGCCCGCCCGGTCACGGTCGAGCCGAGGTCGGCCACCACGCTGGAGAACAAGCAGGTGCTGCGGCTGCCGCCGGTCGGCGTGAGCACGCGGCATCCCGACCGTTTTGCGCGCGCGGATGGCCGCGCCTTCATTCCTTTCGGCGCCAACCTCGCCTGGACCCATGGCGAGGTCGTGCCGTGGTACCGCGAGGCCTTCCGCGCCTTTGCCGCCGCGAATCTGAACTGGGCCCGCGTGTGGATGGTGCACTGGGGCGGCACGAATCTCGACTGGCCGCGCGAAGGCGCCGGCCCCGCGCCCGCCCCGGGCGGGATCGATCCGACCGTGGCCGCGCGCTGGGACGAACTGCTCGCCGCCGCCGAGGAGCAGGGCGTCTACCTGCAGGTCGTTTTTCAACATCACGGCCAGTACAGCTCCGCCGTGAACCCGTCCTGGGCGGAGAACCCGTGGAACGCCGCCAACCCGGGCGGCTTCCTCAAGTCGCCGTCCGATTTCTTCACCGACCCGAACGCCCGCCTCTTCACCGCGCTGAAATACCGCTACATCGTCGCGCGCTGGGGCTGGTCACCGGCAGTGTTTGCCTGGGAACTCTTCAACGAGGTGCACTGGGTCGACGCCCTGCGGATCGACCACAACGAGGCCGCCGTCGCGCGCTGGCATGACGACATGGCCACACTCGTCCGCTCGATCGACGCCTACGCCCACCCGATCACCACGAGCACCGAGGACCTGCGCAGCCCGATCTACGCGAAGATGGATTTTCTGCAGCCGCACCTCTACGCGGCCGACCTGATCGCGGCCGTGCGGACCTTCGCGCCGCGGCTCGAGGGCGAGAAACGGCCGATCTTCTACGGCGAATTCGGCGTCGACCACCTCCCCATCTCCGCCGAAGCACGTCAGTCCGGGCTCGCCGAAGTGATCCCGGTCTGGGCCTCCCTCATGGCCCCCGACGGCCTGCCGGCGCAGCCGTGGGAGGGCGGCAAGGTGCTCGAACACGGTCGCGTGCAGGAACTCGGCGTCGTGCCGCGCTTCCTTGTGATGTCGGGTTTCGCCCGCCAGCAGAACCTCACGCCCTTCTCCGCCCGCGTGGAAACCGACGCCCGCACCCCGCTCGTGCTCGCCGGCTGCCAAGCCTGGCAGCGCCGGCCCGCGCGCGAGTTTACGCTGCCCCTCGACGGCCGGGAGCCGCTCGAGATGGGCGACTGGCCGGCCGTGCTGGTCGTGCCCGAGTCGGAAAGACGCGATGGCTTCCCCAATAGCGGCACCTTCCACGCCGATTTTCCGGCGGCCGTGACGTTGCGCGTGACCGTCGCCGAAGTGGCGACATCCGGCGGCGGCCTGCGCGTACTGGTCGACGGCAAGCCCGCGGCCGAATCGTTCTGGAAAGCCCCCGCAGCCATGCCCGCCGAACTCGCCGTGCCCGTGACCGCCGGCAAGCACACCGTGCGCGTGGAAAACACCGGCGCGTCCGACTGGGTGAAGGTGTCGCAGATCGACCTCGGCGTCACGGCGCCCGTGCTCGCCGCCCTTGGCCAACGCAACGATCACTTCATCGCCCTGTGGGTGCGCCATCGCACCAACGTGCTGCAGCCCGGCGCCAAGACGGACGCCAGCGGCACGATCGTGCTCGACGAGGTTCCCGCCGGCGCGTGGTCCGTGACGTGGTGGGACACCGAGAAGGGCACACCCGCCCCCGCGGCGGCCCTTGAGCACAAAGGCGGCTCGCTTCGGCTGCAAACTCCCCGCATCTTGCGACACGCGGCCGTCGTCTTGGCAAAAGCACCCGCGAAGTAA